One window from the genome of Thermaerobacter marianensis DSM 12885 encodes:
- a CDS encoding SIS domain-containing protein, with product MTTRTSHTEQEIYAQTRTLRETLGRLSSTPWPAWLDDPDRTPVFVGCGTSHHLAQYGAAVTQALTRRPAVALTGSEAWLFIDDCLRAWKQPFLVALSRSGASTEVVRAAGEARRRGIPVLGITTTPGSELARLADACWELDHVREHSVVMTQSFSNMLLALQWLAARIAQEQGDTAGASFLGRLPELAEAVAGLHDRLAEQARRVVGEEGHDQYVFLGSGAFYGVAREGMLKMKEMTQLPADAYVTLEFRHGPKSIVNERTCVVLLSSRSTAPHDRDLAAEVAQLGGKAVVLAEEGTVPPAEGVDMLELPRGFPEFQYASLHTPFLQWLALCETRRLGRDPDRPRHLSHVVRLDHGE from the coding sequence GTGACAACCCGAACTTCGCACACGGAGCAGGAGATCTACGCCCAGACTCGTACGCTGCGGGAGACCCTGGGACGGCTTTCGTCAACCCCGTGGCCGGCCTGGTTGGACGACCCGGACCGTACACCGGTGTTCGTCGGGTGTGGCACTTCGCACCACCTGGCCCAGTACGGGGCGGCGGTGACCCAAGCTCTCACCCGACGGCCGGCCGTTGCCCTGACGGGTTCGGAAGCCTGGCTCTTCATCGACGACTGCCTCCGGGCGTGGAAGCAGCCCTTCCTGGTGGCCCTGTCCCGTTCGGGAGCCAGCACCGAGGTGGTGCGAGCGGCCGGCGAGGCGCGGCGGCGGGGGATCCCCGTGCTGGGTATCACCACCACGCCGGGCAGTGAGCTGGCACGGCTTGCCGACGCGTGTTGGGAGCTGGACCACGTCCGGGAGCACAGCGTCGTGATGACGCAGTCCTTTTCGAACATGTTGCTGGCCTTGCAGTGGCTGGCCGCTCGGATCGCCCAGGAACAGGGCGACACGGCCGGGGCGTCCTTCCTGGGCCGGTTGCCGGAACTGGCCGAGGCGGTCGCCGGGCTCCACGACAGGCTGGCCGAGCAAGCCCGGCGGGTCGTCGGGGAAGAGGGGCATGACCAGTATGTGTTCCTGGGATCGGGGGCTTTCTACGGGGTCGCCCGGGAAGGGATGCTCAAGATGAAGGAAATGACCCAGCTGCCCGCCGACGCCTACGTCACCCTGGAGTTCCGGCACGGTCCCAAGTCCATCGTGAACGAGCGTACCTGCGTGGTGCTTCTGTCCTCCCGGAGCACAGCTCCGCACGACCGGGACCTGGCGGCGGAGGTCGCCCAACTGGGCGGCAAAGCCGTGGTGCTGGCCGAAGAGGGGACGGTGCCTCCGGCCGAGGGTGTGGACATGCTGGAGCTCCCGCGCGGTTTCCCCGAGTTCCAGTACGCGTCCCTGCACACCCCGTTCCTGCAATGGCTGGCACTCTGCGAGACCCGGCGGCTGGGTCGCGACCCCGACCGGCCGCGCCACCTGAGCCACGTGGTCCGGCTCGACCACGGCGAGTAG
- the nagA gene encoding N-acetylglucosamine-6-phosphate deacetylase — protein MTRWILHNARAVTPDGIRDPARIVVEDGRIVAIDEVTRAGQGDRDQVVDCGGGWVVPGFVDLHVHGGGGGDFMVPDPASHRRAARFHARHGTTGLVATTVTASPGDTMAAITALRASAEAPDPVGARLLGIHLEGPYLNPARRGAQNPRWMRDPDPVELNTWLGAAGPYLKLLTLAPERGRAAECIHRAAQAGVVVAAGHSDATYEQVASAVEAGLRHVIHTFNGMRGLHHREPGVAGAALDLEALTCELIADGLHVHPAALRLVYRVKGPRGTVLVTDAIAAAGLPDGNYDLGGLRIRVAGGRAELADGSSLAGSTLTMDRAVRNAVRFMGVSIVEAVTMASTTPARLIGWGHRKGRLAPGYDADLVLLDASLRVRATMVEGRFVHGPDAGGGEDAS, from the coding sequence GTGACCCGCTGGATCTTGCACAATGCGCGGGCCGTGACGCCGGACGGCATCCGGGATCCCGCCCGCATCGTGGTGGAAGACGGCCGGATCGTGGCCATCGACGAAGTGACCCGGGCCGGCCAGGGCGACCGGGACCAGGTCGTGGACTGTGGCGGCGGCTGGGTGGTCCCCGGCTTTGTCGACCTGCACGTCCACGGCGGGGGCGGGGGCGATTTCATGGTCCCCGACCCGGCCTCGCACCGGCGTGCTGCACGGTTTCACGCTCGCCACGGTACCACCGGGCTCGTGGCCACCACCGTGACGGCGTCGCCGGGGGACACGATGGCGGCCATCACGGCGTTGCGGGCCTCCGCGGAGGCGCCGGACCCGGTCGGCGCCCGCCTGCTGGGCATCCACCTGGAAGGGCCTTATCTCAACCCGGCGCGGCGCGGGGCCCAGAACCCGCGCTGGATGCGGGATCCCGATCCGGTTGAGCTGAACACCTGGCTGGGTGCGGCCGGCCCATACCTGAAGCTGTTGACCCTGGCCCCCGAGCGTGGGCGAGCGGCGGAGTGCATCCACCGGGCAGCCCAGGCTGGCGTGGTCGTGGCGGCCGGCCATTCGGATGCCACCTACGAGCAGGTGGCGTCGGCGGTGGAGGCCGGCCTGCGTCACGTCATCCACACCTTCAACGGCATGAGGGGGCTCCACCATCGCGAACCCGGCGTGGCCGGAGCCGCCCTGGACCTGGAAGCGTTGACGTGCGAGCTGATCGCCGACGGCCTGCACGTCCACCCGGCGGCTCTCCGCCTGGTCTACCGGGTCAAGGGGCCCCGGGGCACGGTGCTGGTCACGGACGCCATCGCCGCCGCCGGGCTGCCTGACGGCAATTACGACCTGGGCGGCCTCCGTATCCGGGTTGCCGGCGGTCGCGCCGAACTGGCCGACGGCAGTTCCCTGGCGGGCAGCACGCTGACCATGGACCGGGCGGTCCGGAACGCCGTTCGCTTCATGGGTGTGTCCATCGTGGAGGCGGTCACCATGGCCAGCACCACGCCGGCCCGCCTGATCGGCTGGGGGCACCGCAAGGGCCGGCTTGCCCCGGGTTACGACGCGGACCTGGTGCTGCTCGATGCGTCGCTCCGCGTGCGGGCTACGATGGTCGAGGGCCGGTTCGTCCACGGGCCCGATGCCGGGGGAGGGGAGGACGCGTCTTGA
- a CDS encoding PTS sugar transporter subunit IIA, translated as MELKDILSPQLVRLGVRAGDWRQAVMEAGRLLVAGGIATPRYVEAMIRTVETLGPYMVIAPGIAMPHARPEDGVSRTGLAFIRLDVPVAFGHGANDPVDLVIPLAAVNHDAHVMAMAQLAEQLSNPETLRRVREAKTPNEAWRALTGVEEGAGRG; from the coding sequence TTGGAACTTAAGGACATCCTTTCTCCCCAGCTGGTCCGTCTGGGGGTACGGGCCGGCGACTGGCGGCAAGCCGTCATGGAAGCGGGCCGTCTGCTGGTCGCCGGGGGCATCGCGACACCCCGATACGTTGAGGCCATGATCCGGACCGTCGAGACCCTGGGGCCGTACATGGTGATCGCTCCGGGCATCGCCATGCCCCATGCCCGGCCCGAGGACGGGGTGTCCCGTACCGGGCTGGCGTTCATCCGGCTCGACGTTCCGGTCGCCTTCGGTCACGGGGCTAACGATCCAGTGGACCTGGTCATCCCCCTGGCCGCTGTGAACCACGACGCCCACGTCATGGCCATGGCCCAGCTTGCGGAACAGCTTTCGAACCCGGAGACGCTGCGCCGGGTACGGGAGGCCAAGACGCCCAACGAAGCGTGGCGAGCGTTGACGGGGGTCGAGGAGGGCGCGGGAAGGGGGTGA
- a CDS encoding 1-phosphofructokinase family hexose kinase, with the protein MPVNSRAAGGGRVLAICLNPALDITYEVDVLRRGTTHRVRRVHMRAGGKAVNVARVLQGLGVPVVVAGFAAGATGRRLAAELAQAGCETRWVWVEGETRRCLAVFEQRVAQATEFNEPGPEISPAAWEEFVSSFAEWVRRDDFAAVVFSGSLPPGLPEDAYARLIRLARSAGLRTVLDTSGEALQHGLVAAPDLIKPNLGELEELMARTGRGALVPGGWGCRAGRSERPVPPECRPLNGEGTCAASLSGPPAPCDRAATQPLPFEEEILAGGAGGASPRLQEVRRAAEALRGAGPAAVVISMGAGGVVAVTPAGTWWAHGPAVRGNPVGAGDALVAGLVHGALRGWAWPECLAHAVAVAAVTLASPVAGRFEADAYASLRPQVRVVDLSPEG; encoded by the coding sequence GTGCCGGTGAACTCCCGCGCAGCGGGCGGGGGACGAGTGCTGGCGATCTGCCTGAACCCCGCCCTCGACATCACCTACGAGGTCGATGTCCTGCGCCGCGGCACCACGCATCGCGTGCGCCGGGTGCACATGCGGGCCGGGGGCAAGGCGGTCAATGTCGCCCGGGTCTTACAGGGGCTGGGCGTGCCCGTGGTGGTGGCCGGTTTTGCTGCGGGCGCCACGGGGCGGCGTCTGGCAGCAGAGCTTGCCCAGGCGGGGTGTGAAACCCGCTGGGTCTGGGTGGAAGGGGAGACCCGGCGCTGCCTGGCCGTCTTCGAGCAGCGCGTTGCCCAGGCTACCGAGTTCAACGAGCCCGGGCCCGAGATCTCGCCCGCGGCATGGGAGGAATTCGTGAGCTCGTTTGCGGAGTGGGTGCGGCGGGACGATTTCGCGGCCGTCGTCTTTTCAGGAAGCCTGCCGCCGGGTTTGCCTGAAGACGCCTACGCACGCCTGATCCGCCTGGCCCGTTCGGCCGGCCTGCGCACCGTCCTGGATACCAGCGGCGAGGCCTTGCAGCACGGTCTCGTTGCGGCGCCCGACTTGATCAAGCCCAATCTGGGTGAACTGGAAGAGCTCATGGCGCGGACCGGCCGTGGCGCCCTCGTCCCCGGGGGATGGGGGTGCCGCGCTGGCCGTTCCGAACGGCCGGTACCGCCCGAGTGTAGGCCCCTGAACGGCGAGGGAACATGCGCCGCGTCCCTGTCCGGCCCGCCGGCCCCTTGCGACCGCGCCGCCACGCAGCCCTTACCCTTCGAGGAGGAAATCCTGGCCGGTGGAGCCGGCGGAGCGTCGCCCCGGCTGCAAGAGGTCAGGAGAGCCGCCGAGGCCCTGCGGGGTGCGGGGCCGGCCGCGGTGGTGATCTCCATGGGGGCCGGCGGCGTGGTGGCCGTGACGCCGGCGGGGACATGGTGGGCGCACGGACCGGCGGTGCGCGGGAATCCCGTGGGTGCCGGGGACGCTCTGGTGGCTGGGCTCGTGCACGGCGCGCTCCGTGGCTGGGCGTGGCCGGAATGCCTCGCCCATGCCGTGGCCGTCGCAGCGGTCACCTTGGCGTCACCGGTGGCCGGCCGGTTTGAGGCCGATGCCTACGCCTCCCTGCGCCCGCAGGTTCGGGTGGTAGACCTTTCGCCGGAAGGGTAG
- a CDS encoding DeoR/GlpR family DNA-binding transcription regulator, with translation MSVADRREEILQLLYRHQRMRVAELSEMLGVSEVTVRRHLAQLAEEGKVRRYHGWASLAPEAAAERPFRERAEQAPEEKERIAQHAASMVPDGATVMLSGGTTTARIVRHLRDRTGLTIITSALNIAAEVVEWESCRLIVCGGLVRQGSYQMIGPAAVATIQQLTADFAFIGVDGITTRHGLTTSDIFEAQVDAAMIRASRHAVVVADSRKLGRTGVAVIGPVSEIATLITDDHAPLHVCRDLEEQGIEVIRV, from the coding sequence TTGAGCGTTGCGGACCGGCGTGAGGAGATCCTGCAACTCTTGTACCGGCACCAGCGCATGCGGGTGGCGGAGTTGAGCGAGATGCTGGGCGTGAGCGAAGTCACCGTCCGCCGTCACCTCGCCCAGCTGGCCGAGGAGGGCAAGGTCCGCAGGTACCACGGCTGGGCCTCCCTGGCACCCGAGGCCGCGGCCGAGCGTCCCTTCCGCGAGCGGGCCGAGCAGGCGCCGGAGGAGAAGGAGCGCATCGCCCAGCACGCGGCCAGCATGGTGCCCGATGGCGCCACTGTCATGTTGAGCGGTGGAACCACCACGGCCAGGATCGTCCGCCACCTGCGGGACCGCACGGGGCTGACCATCATCACGTCGGCGTTGAACATCGCCGCCGAGGTCGTGGAATGGGAGTCCTGCCGGCTGATCGTGTGCGGTGGTCTGGTGCGGCAGGGCTCGTACCAGATGATCGGCCCCGCGGCGGTGGCAACCATCCAGCAGTTGACGGCCGATTTTGCCTTCATCGGGGTCGACGGCATCACGACCCGGCATGGCCTCACGACCTCCGACATCTTCGAAGCGCAGGTCGACGCGGCGATGATCCGGGCGTCCCGCCATGCCGTCGTCGTAGCGGACAGCCGCAAGCTGGGGCGCACCGGCGTGGCGGTCATCGGACCGGTGAGCGAGATCGCTACCTTGATTACCGATGACCATGCGCCCCTACACGTCTGTCGTGATCTGGAGGAACAGGGCATCGAAGTGATTCGGGTCTGA
- a CDS encoding class II fructose-bisphosphate aldolase has product MPLVDGREVLGRAAAEGFAIPALNFHSLDMVRALLEVAEAERSPLILQASAGTVAFLGFDAIEAIVPKLARRCRVPVVLHLDHARDYGLVLGALRHGFTSVMADGSSLSFEDNVSLTAKVVEAAHAAGVAVEGELGYVPRVADPAHGDADGDPAPGRRLGVPCAGDPADGGVATALEGYEFTLPEQAEEFVARTGVDSLAVAVGTVHGVYREAPRLDLERLAAIRARVPVPLVLHGGSGVPAEMLQAAIARGVAKVNFATELKYAWAGALRAALSGNHETDPRRLLAPALKALQDEAARKIRLCGSQGRA; this is encoded by the coding sequence ATGCCCTTGGTGGATGGGCGCGAGGTCCTGGGCCGGGCTGCCGCAGAGGGCTTTGCGATACCCGCCCTCAACTTCCACAGCCTGGACATGGTGCGGGCGCTGTTGGAGGTGGCCGAAGCCGAGCGGTCGCCCCTGATCCTGCAGGCATCGGCGGGAACCGTTGCCTTTCTGGGATTCGACGCGATCGAGGCCATCGTACCCAAGTTGGCTCGCCGGTGCCGGGTGCCCGTGGTCCTGCACCTCGACCACGCCCGCGATTACGGGCTCGTGCTCGGGGCGCTGCGTCACGGGTTCACCTCCGTCATGGCGGACGGTTCCTCCCTCTCCTTCGAAGACAACGTGTCCCTCACGGCCAAGGTGGTCGAGGCCGCCCACGCTGCGGGGGTGGCGGTCGAAGGGGAGCTGGGATACGTGCCGCGTGTGGCCGATCCGGCACATGGGGATGCCGACGGCGACCCGGCTCCGGGCCGCCGGCTGGGCGTGCCGTGCGCGGGGGATCCAGCTGACGGAGGTGTTGCCACAGCGCTGGAGGGGTATGAGTTCACTCTTCCCGAGCAGGCGGAGGAGTTCGTGGCCCGCACCGGCGTGGACAGCCTGGCGGTCGCGGTCGGCACCGTGCACGGCGTCTACCGGGAGGCACCGCGACTCGATCTTGAGCGGTTGGCGGCCATTCGCGCCCGGGTGCCGGTACCCCTGGTGTTGCACGGGGGCTCGGGTGTGCCCGCCGAGATGTTGCAAGCCGCCATCGCGCGGGGGGTAGCCAAGGTCAACTTCGCGACCGAGCTCAAGTACGCCTGGGCTGGTGCCCTGCGGGCCGCTCTGTCTGGCAACCATGAGACCGATCCGCGCAGGCTACTCGCGCCGGCGCTCAAGGCGCTGCAGGACGAGGCAGCGCGGAAGATACGCCTGTGCGGATCCCAGGGCCGGGCGTGA
- a CDS encoding sugar isomerase domain-containing protein, with translation MEGLAWLDRYFAEVTSRLERVRTTQREALQKAARAVADCVAAGGVVHVHGCGHTQILVEEVWYRAGQPAYVSPLFDQALWPHNGPARASALEKLPGYGTLLADAHELRPGEVGIVLSNSGRNPTPIEVALRMRDKGLTVVAITSMDYTTQVASKHPSGKRLFEIADIVIDNAGPLGDAAVSLPNGRRAAPVTTITNAAVLGALFLEANVELLRRGIEPPVFVSANLDQGPDVNETYVSRYAGRVHYYRT, from the coding sequence ATGGAAGGTCTTGCATGGCTGGACCGGTATTTTGCCGAGGTGACGTCCCGGCTGGAACGCGTCCGGACCACCCAGCGGGAGGCCCTGCAGAAGGCCGCCCGTGCTGTCGCGGACTGCGTGGCCGCCGGCGGTGTGGTCCACGTGCACGGTTGCGGCCACACCCAGATCCTTGTAGAAGAGGTCTGGTACCGGGCAGGGCAGCCGGCCTACGTGAGCCCGCTGTTCGATCAGGCCCTGTGGCCGCACAACGGGCCGGCGAGGGCCAGCGCCCTCGAGAAGCTGCCGGGTTACGGGACGCTGCTGGCGGACGCCCACGAGCTTCGGCCGGGCGAGGTCGGCATCGTGCTGTCCAACTCGGGTCGCAACCCGACCCCCATCGAGGTCGCCCTGCGCATGCGGGACAAGGGACTGACCGTCGTGGCCATCACCTCCATGGACTACACGACCCAGGTTGCCTCGAAGCACCCGTCGGGCAAGCGCCTTTTCGAAATCGCCGACATCGTCATCGACAATGCCGGGCCCCTGGGTGACGCGGCGGTGTCCTTGCCCAACGGTCGCCGGGCGGCGCCGGTGACCACCATCACCAACGCGGCCGTCCTGGGCGCCCTGTTCCTTGAAGCCAACGTGGAGCTGCTGCGGCGGGGCATCGAACCCCCTGTCTTCGTCAGCGCGAACCTGGACCAGGGCCCGGACGTCAACGAAACCTACGTGTCCCGGTATGCGGGGCGCGTGCACTACTACCGGACCTGA
- a CDS encoding PTS ascorbate transporter subunit IIC → MLRFIVDLFSTPALVIGLVALIGLLAQRKSLNDVVNGTLKATLGFVIIGGGAGIIVQALTPIQEMLLRAFKLEGFVPFDELVVAGVAAQLGRETALILAFGFLINLLLARVTPWKYVYLTGHMLWIHAGAWAILLHSMGIQGAANIAIGAVIQGLYTTFFPALAQPIMRRITDNDQIAFGHGQTFLAVAGAHIARLFGRPEDSAESIRVSDRWVVLRDMAVSMSLIMTAVSLIAALYAGQSFVEAELSQGKNYIIFALLQALTFTGGVLVLMQGVRMFISEIVPAFQGISERLVPGARPALDCPVIYPYAPNSLMIGLITGTVAQALVIPLIIALKWPVPIPSMIVAFFASGTGAIFGNALAGRRGALFGGFFWSFAGFLLSSWAYATRLFGDLNALGASGVGFVVPDAIVIAAAVKFLFGLAGIGG, encoded by the coding sequence ATGCTTCGGTTCATTGTCGATCTGTTCAGCACGCCGGCGCTGGTCATCGGGTTGGTGGCGCTGATCGGCCTCCTGGCCCAACGGAAGTCCCTCAACGACGTGGTGAACGGGACGCTCAAGGCGACGCTCGGCTTCGTCATCATCGGGGGCGGCGCCGGCATCATCGTGCAGGCGCTGACGCCGATCCAGGAGATGCTGCTCCGGGCTTTCAAGCTGGAGGGATTCGTCCCCTTCGACGAGCTGGTGGTGGCGGGGGTGGCCGCCCAGTTGGGGCGCGAGACCGCCCTGATCCTCGCCTTCGGCTTCCTGATCAACCTCCTGCTGGCTCGCGTTACGCCGTGGAAGTACGTCTACCTCACCGGGCACATGCTCTGGATCCATGCCGGGGCGTGGGCCATCCTCTTGCATTCCATGGGCATCCAGGGTGCCGCCAACATCGCCATTGGCGCCGTCATCCAGGGCCTGTACACCACGTTCTTCCCGGCGCTGGCCCAGCCCATCATGCGGCGCATCACGGACAACGATCAGATCGCCTTTGGCCACGGCCAGACCTTCCTGGCGGTCGCTGGGGCCCACATCGCCCGGCTCTTCGGTCGGCCCGAGGACAGCGCCGAGTCGATCCGGGTGTCCGACCGGTGGGTGGTCCTGCGGGACATGGCCGTGTCCATGTCCCTGATCATGACGGCGGTATCCCTCATCGCGGCACTGTACGCAGGCCAATCCTTTGTGGAAGCGGAGCTATCTCAGGGGAAGAACTACATCATATTTGCGCTCCTGCAGGCCTTGACCTTCACCGGCGGCGTGCTGGTGCTCATGCAGGGCGTGCGCATGTTCATCTCCGAGATTGTTCCCGCCTTCCAGGGCATCAGCGAGCGGCTGGTGCCGGGAGCTCGCCCGGCGCTGGACTGCCCCGTCATCTACCCGTACGCGCCCAACTCCCTGATGATCGGGTTGATCACGGGGACGGTGGCGCAGGCGCTGGTGATCCCGCTGATCATTGCGCTGAAATGGCCGGTGCCTATTCCCAGCATGATCGTGGCCTTCTTTGCCAGCGGCACCGGCGCCATCTTCGGCAACGCCCTGGCCGGCCGGCGCGGGGCGCTCTTCGGCGGGTTCTTCTGGTCCTTCGCCGGGTTCCTCCTCTCGTCCTGGGCCTACGCCACCCGTCTCTTCGGGGACTTGAATGCCCTGGGAGCATCGGGTGTGGGCTTCGTGGTGCCTGACGCCATCGTGATCGCCGCCGCCGTGAAGTTCCTGTTCGGTCTCGCGGGCATCGGCGGCTAA
- a CDS encoding PTS sugar transporter subunit IIB has protein sequence MRTLRIVTVCGMGFGTSLMLKIAVEGILRKHGIRAEVIAWDLGSVKGQPADVLVTSRDLERHLAGTPARLVLIDNLTDKAEIEQKLLPVLQALQHDGGQHGM, from the coding sequence GTGAGGACCTTGCGGATCGTCACCGTCTGCGGGATGGGCTTCGGTACCAGCCTGATGCTCAAGATCGCCGTCGAGGGCATCTTGCGCAAGCACGGGATACGTGCGGAAGTGATCGCCTGGGATCTGGGGAGCGTCAAGGGGCAGCCCGCCGACGTACTGGTCACGTCCCGGGACCTGGAGCGCCACCTTGCAGGCACCCCCGCCCGGCTGGTGCTGATTGACAACCTGACCGACAAGGCGGAGATCGAGCAGAAACTGCTGCCGGTCCTCCAGGCTCTGCAGCACGACGGGGGTCAGCACGGGATGTAG
- a CDS encoding AMP-binding protein produces MRELVVHEVLKSALHNGPDSEIVYGGWRLTYAQLYERVLRLAQALKKRGVGRGTVLGVMDVNSHRYLELHYASSMLGAVLHTVNFRLPPDDLLYSLQHAGVEWMFVWEGFQQPLAKVRPLFRNWVWLTDGDASPEPGTPTHEELVQEGRAEVPDEATTVRETDPYSIFYTTGTTGRPKGMLYRHRDMLLASLGILHHLATHPTGAAAGSRDVYMPCIPFFHIHGWGTALFVPYLGAKLVLPGKATPAEQLRLVVEEGVTWSNMVPTQLHMLLEAADQAGVAELKGYKILTGGSPVPSGLARRARERGIAYSVIYGGSDQLAAAISVVPRGVEPGTPKAWEALRTNMLPLAMVEVRLEDDDGHPVPADGKSIGEVLVRSPWLPDGYYKDSERSREVYVDGWFRSGDLGVMNPDGTLYVVDRKKDAVKSGGEWIATGVLEALISEHPEVAAVAVIAQPDERWGERPLAVVQPRAGAGQENGGAVRDAGAGGGGVDHHARLEESLRAHLAAAVEQGRLARFWIPDRFVFVEQFPLTSAGKINKVALRREMVR; encoded by the coding sequence GTGCGCGAGCTGGTCGTCCACGAGGTGTTGAAGAGTGCCCTTCACAACGGGCCGGATTCGGAGATCGTGTACGGCGGGTGGCGGTTGACCTATGCGCAGTTGTACGAGCGGGTGCTGCGGCTGGCTCAGGCCCTGAAGAAGCGGGGTGTGGGCCGGGGCACCGTGCTGGGGGTCATGGACGTCAACAGCCACCGGTACCTGGAACTGCACTACGCCAGCTCCATGCTGGGGGCCGTGCTGCACACCGTCAACTTCCGCCTGCCGCCCGACGACCTCCTCTACAGCCTCCAGCATGCCGGCGTGGAGTGGATGTTCGTCTGGGAGGGCTTCCAGCAGCCGCTGGCCAAGGTGCGGCCGCTGTTCCGGAACTGGGTCTGGCTGACCGACGGCGACGCGTCGCCTGAGCCGGGCACGCCCACCCATGAGGAACTGGTGCAGGAGGGCCGGGCCGAGGTCCCGGACGAGGCGACCACGGTGCGCGAGACGGATCCGTATTCCATCTTCTACACCACCGGCACCACGGGCCGGCCCAAGGGGATGCTCTACCGGCACCGGGACATGCTGCTGGCGTCCCTGGGGATCCTGCACCACCTGGCCACCCATCCCACCGGGGCGGCCGCCGGCAGCCGCGACGTGTACATGCCTTGCATCCCCTTCTTCCACATCCATGGCTGGGGCACCGCCCTGTTCGTCCCCTACCTGGGCGCCAAGCTGGTGCTGCCCGGCAAGGCGACGCCCGCCGAGCAGCTGCGCCTGGTCGTGGAGGAAGGGGTCACCTGGTCCAACATGGTGCCCACCCAGCTCCATATGCTGCTGGAGGCGGCCGACCAGGCGGGCGTGGCCGAGCTCAAGGGGTACAAGATCCTCACCGGCGGCAGCCCGGTGCCTTCGGGCCTGGCGCGGCGGGCCCGGGAGCGCGGGATCGCTTACAGTGTGATCTACGGCGGCTCCGACCAGCTGGCGGCCGCCATCTCGGTGGTGCCCCGGGGTGTCGAGCCGGGGACGCCCAAGGCCTGGGAGGCGCTGCGGACGAACATGCTGCCCCTGGCCATGGTGGAGGTGCGCCTGGAGGACGATGACGGCCATCCCGTGCCCGCCGACGGTAAGAGCATCGGCGAGGTGCTGGTGCGCTCGCCCTGGCTACCTGATGGGTACTACAAGGACTCCGAGCGGAGCCGGGAGGTTTACGTCGACGGCTGGTTCCGCAGCGGCGACCTCGGCGTGATGAATCCCGACGGCACCCTGTACGTGGTGGACCGGAAGAAGGACGCCGTCAAGAGCGGCGGGGAGTGGATCGCGACGGGGGTGCTCGAGGCCCTGATCTCCGAGCACCCGGAGGTGGCCGCGGTGGCGGTGATCGCCCAGCCCGACGAGCGCTGGGGGGAGCGGCCGCTGGCGGTGGTCCAGCCCCGGGCGGGAGCGGGACAGGAGAACGGTGGAGCCGTTCGGGACGCCGGAGCCGGCGGGGGCGGGGTGGACCACCACGCACGCCTTGAGGAGTCCCTCCGGGCCCACCTCGCCGCGGCGGTCGAACAGGGCCGGCTCGCCCGCTTCTGGATCCCCGACCGGTTCGTGTTCGTCGAGCAGTTTCCGTTGACGAGTGCGGGGAAGATCAACAAGGTGGCGTTGCGGCGGGAGATGGTGCGGTAG